The following proteins are co-located in the Vigna angularis cultivar LongXiaoDou No.4 chromosome 2, ASM1680809v1, whole genome shotgun sequence genome:
- the LOC108329617 gene encoding F-box protein At4g00755 produces MECHEDFISYLDSDTSLKILECLDDPADLVRVTCVSRSLRQSVIANGLCKQLCLRMFPQLSRVAFVVELNEQGGKQHAEVGSSNSMEWLVLQREHRVFSYLSKALMSSVAMNCIAKTIGASSTDNFPQESIDHTLEPRDVIGGRYSYWSSNGQSNPNVPETLTYELVSQICLITEINIRPFEAYFQLGSPIYSASSVRFKMGHPKASLDAVDDELFVWTYTSPEFPMSQENKLQTFKLPEPVLCIGGILQIELLGRVQRQEMDGLLYICVSHVQVLGGSLSPPFNVEILQPSGIFVLKRDQLASEEPKIVRDIRRLVTILQARGAGVLEWDQDDDDIYDSDPEYAL; encoded by the exons ATGGAATGTCATGAAGATTTTATCAGCTATCTTGATTCTGATACGTCTCTTAAGATACTCGAGTGCCTGGATGATCCTGCTGATCTTGTTCGTGTCACCTGTGTCTCACGATCTTTGAGACAATCTG TGATTGCAAATGGTCTTTGCAAGCAGCTTTGCTTGAGAATGTTTCCTCAATTATCTAGAGTTGCTTTTGTTGTTGAACTGAATGAACAAGGAGGAAAGCAACATGCAGAGGTTGGATCTAGTAATTCCATGGAGTGGCTAGTGCTACAAAGAGAACATAgagttttttcttatttaagcAAAGCTCTCATGTCATCTGTAGCAATGAATTGCATTGCTAAGACAATTGGTGCTTCTAGCACTGATAACTTTCCTCAGGAGAGCATTGATCATACACTTGAGCCAAGAGATGTCATTGGTGGTAGATATTCCTACTGGTCAAGTAACGGACAAAGTAATCCCAATGTGCCTGAGACGTTAACATACGAGTTGGTCTCTCAAATTTGTCTTATTACAGAAATCAATATCCGGCCTTTTGAAG CTTACTTTCAGCTGGGGTCACCAATATACTCAGCAAGCTCTGTTCGGTTTAAAATGGGTCATCCTAAAGCCTCTTTAGATGCTGTAGATGATGAATTGTTTGTGTGGACCTATACTTCACCGGAGTTTCCAATGTCTCAG GAAAACAAACTACAGACGTTCAAGCTTCCAGAACCTGTGCTTTGTATTGGGGGGATCTTGCAGATTGAGCTTTTGGGCAGAGTACAGAGACAAGAAATGGATGGTTTGTTATACATTTG TGTTTCCCATGTTCAAGTTCTGGGAGGCTCATTGTCACCACCGTTCAATGTGGAAATTCTTCAGCCCTCTGGAATATTTGTGTTGAAGAGGGACCAGCTGGCTTCCGAGGAGCCAAAAATAGTGAGAGATATCCGACGGCTTGTGACTATATTGCAAGCACGAGGAGCAGGAGTCTTGGAATGGGATCaggatgatgatgatatttATGATTCTGATCCAGAATATGCTCTCTGA
- the LOC108329315 gene encoding rubber cis-polyprenyltransferase HRT2, translating to MRKTTGNIVGQFFGGLHCYLRRCIFAILSVGPVPSHIAFIMDGNRRYAKKKNMEEGDGHKAGFEVLTSILRYCYELGVKYVTVYAFSIDNFKRKSKEVKSLMELMRKKIEELLEQESLINEYGVRLHFIGDMQLLTEPVRAAAERATRVTAHNNQRVLLICVAYTSRHEIVHAVQECSKEKFNEIQTLKEEKVTNGAFSRIDQGLKGNDFGLLSQDSCKEYRNAIKACSTEVESAARNDGLYENNIENHIDNDTEAETTLYNGLVELTKERKDIQDEVPFIKLADIEKNMYMAVAPDPDILIRSSGEARLSNFLLWQTTTCPLYAPTALWPEIGLRHLIWAVLNFQRHYFYLEKKKKQS from the coding sequence ATGCGGAAAACTACTGGAAATATTGTAGGCCAATTCTTCGGTGGTTTACATTGTTATCTAAGAAGATGCATATTTGCCATTTTATCTGTGGGTCCTGTACCAAGTCATATTGCTTTCATCATGGATGGGAATCGAAGGtatgcaaagaagaaaaacatggaAGAAGGTGATGGCCACAAGGCAGGATTTGAGGTTCTCACGTCCATCCTTAGATACTGTTATGAATTAGGAGTGAAGTATGTAACTGTCTATGCATTCAGCATTGATAACTTTAAAAGGAAGTCCAAAGAAGTTAAATCCTTGATGGAATTGATGCGGAAAAAGATTGAGGAGTTGCTTGAACAAGAAAGTCTCATTAATGAATATGGTGTTAGATTACATTTCATTGGAGACATGCAACTATTGACAGAGCCTGTAAGAGCTGCTGCGGAAAGGGCAACGAGAGTTACTGCCCACAACAACCAGAGAGTTCTTTTGATTTGTGTAGCGTATACTTCTCGTCACGAGATTGTGCATGCTGTTCAAGAATGTAGCAAggaaaaatttaatgaaattcaaacgttaaaagaagagaaagttaCAAATGGTGCGTTTTCAAGAATTGATCAGGGCCTGAAAGGAAATGATTTTGGTTTGCTTTCTCAAGATTCATGTAAAGAATATCGAAATGCAATAAAAGCTTGTAGTACTGAAGTAGAAAGTGCTGCAAGGAATGATGGTTTGTATGAGAATAATATCGAGAATCATATAGATAACGACACTGAAGCTGAAACGACATTATACAATGGGCTGGTTGAATTGACTAAGGAGAGAAAGGATATACAGGATGAGGTTCCTTTTATAAAACTGGCGGATATTGAGAAGAACATGTACATGGCAGTTGCTCCTGACCCAGACATCTTGATCCGATCTTCTGGAGAAGCTCGCCTCAGTAATTTTCTACTTTGGCAGACTACTACATGCCCTTTATATGCACCAACTGCACTTTGGCCTGAAATTGGTCTCAGACACTTGATCTGGGCAGTATTGAACTTTCAGAGACACTACTTttatttggaaaagaaaaagaaacagtcGTAA